In one window of Festucalex cinctus isolate MCC-2025b chromosome 14, RoL_Fcin_1.0, whole genome shotgun sequence DNA:
- the valopa gene encoding vertebrate ancient long opsin a, with product MEALSVSVNAVSYTVAAELSPIDDPFTGPIQNIAQWNFTILALLMFVVTSLSLSENFLVMFATYKFKQLRQPLNYIIVNLAIADFLVSLTGGLISFLTNARGYFFLGRWACVVEGFAVTFFGIVALWSLAVLSFERFFVICRPLGNIRLQARHAVMGLLFVWIFSFIWTFPPVLGWNRYTVSKIGTTCEPDWYSSSITDHSYIITLFSTCFILPLGLIFFCYGKLLRKLRKVSHGRLANARKPERQVTRMVIVMIIAFMVAWTPYAVFAILVTIHPNIELDARLASIPAFFSKTAAVYNPIIYVFMNRQFRKCITQLFTGIVAMPESNMNQTSERPGTTGDSQTGEMAAIAARIPIGGTASPRSDDSPTDCGSFAQLPIPENKVCPM from the exons ATGGAGGCTTTAAGTGTGTCCGTGAACGCGGTGTCCTACACTGTGGCGGCTGAGCTGAGTCCGATCGATGACCCGTTCACCGGACCCATCCAGAACATCGCGCAATGGAACTTCACCATTTTGGCGCTGCTCATGTTTGTGGTCACGTCTCTTTCCCTGAGCGAAAACTTCCTCGTCATGTTTGCCACATACAAGTTCAAACAACTCAGGCAGCCGCTCAACTACATCATAGTCAACTTGGCCATAGCAGACTTCCTCGTCTCCCTCACGGGAGGGCTCATAAGTTTCCTGACAAATGCAAGAGGTTACTTCTTTCTGGGCCGGTGGGCTTGTGTGGTGGAGGGCTTTGCGGTCACTTTTTTCG GAATCGTAGCCCTGTGGTCTCTGGCTGTTCTGTCCTTCGAACGATTCTTCGTGATCTGCCGACCTCTGGGCAACATTCGACTGCAAGCCAGGCACGCCGTCATGGGTCTGCTCTTTGTCTGGATCTTTTCCTTCATTTGGACCTTCCCTCCGGTGCTGGGCTGGAACAGATACACCGTCAGCAAGATTGGAACAACCTGTGAACCTGACTG GTATTCATCCAGCATCACTGACCACAGCTACATCATCACTTTGTTCTCCACTTGTTTCATTCTGCCTCTTGGACtcatcttcttctgctatggGAAGCTCCTGCGGAAGCTCCGGAAG GTGTCCCATGGTCGTCTGGCCAATGCGAGGAAGCCTGAGCGCCAGGTGACGCGGATGGTCATAGTCATGATTATAGCATTCATGGTGGCGTGGACACCATATGCAGTCTTTGCTATACTGGTTACCATTCATCCAAACATCGAATTGGATGCCAGGTTGGCTTCCATCCCTGCATTCTTCTCCAAGACAGCTGCGGTGTATAACCCAATCATCTACGTGTTCATGAACAGACAG TTCAGGAAGTGCATTACCCAGCTCTTCACCGGCATAGTGGCCATGCCAGAAAGCAACATGAACCAGACGTCAGAGCGACCAGGGACCACCGGGGACAGTCAAACGGGAGAAATGGCTGCCATTGCGGCCCGTATCCCCATCGGTGGGACGGCATCGCCAAGGTCTGACGATTCTCCCACTGACTGTGGCTCCTTTGCTCAGCTCCCCATCCCAGAGAACAAAGTGTGCCCAATGTAA